TGGTTACTGGTtactcattgacacccttagtcctCCAAGAGTGGGACCTACATAGAATAGCAAACACATAGGGGAGATGAGTGTTAGTGGGATGCCGACGAGGGACTCTCTGATGACTAAGTTAGGTCTCTTTAGCAAACAGATGAAACAATAAGAGTTTGAAGAATTCGATCCCCTTGTATGGGGTGTTACCTTCCCATTTATAGGGTTGATCCCTTTGGGCTGTTGTGATAATGTAGAGGTCCTTATGTGACCAATGATGGAGCCCTCCTCTCAGGAGGAAATGGGGTGTTTCTGTCTTAGATGTGGAGAGTCCCATGTGGAGAATGCTTTATCGGGGAAGGCCACCTACATGCTTAGGGGCTTCTTTCAGTTGGCATCATTAAATTCTCATAAATGCAGTGGAGATGTGGAGAGTGGCTTCCATCACTGGATCACCACCTTTAAATGTTTGTTGATGTGCCAAGGCCCCTGTAGAGCGCCCACACCTATTGAGAGGTGATGTATTAGGACGTATAAAGTTGCCTTTGATAGGCTACTTGACTTGATGGATGTGTCagcttcttcttgcttctttgaGGGGACCTCTGGATTTCTCAGCTACAGATCTTGGGTTGGTATTTTTTTACCGGATAACCCTAGCTGACTGGCCTTGTCAATACCACGTGTCATACTATCGTTGGGTGGCCAGTAAATGGTATAACACCTAGTGTAGGTAATAGGAATTGAGTTTATTGGTGGAGTGGGGTATTTTAGTAACCGTTACACCCCATTGTAGTCTGGTTTtcgaaagaaacaaaaagggttGTGAGAATCAAGGTTAAGGTTTGGTTGAATCACAACAAGGTGAAATCCTAGGGTTGAAAGGTTGGACTTCAGATTCCTACCtcaatcaatgtgtattggtgGTGGATATGGTGCCCAAGTGTAGGGTCGTCGAGTGTGGGAGGTTTGGAGCAGAAACCCCATGAACTGGGTTTTTTCCGAGTTGTTTCTGGGTATCATTCGGCAACCCAGATAAAACATCCGGTGATCTGGCAAACCTGCCGGCAAGGTCGAATGAATGGAATCATTAAAACCTGCATAGGATTTAACAAACAGAAACATTAGAACTGGGGAGCCTGGCTGTGATCCGACAAGCCGGTAAGAGTTCCAGGGAGCCCAGATCACTCTGTTTAGtgatttttttctgttttggttgGTGGAACCCAATGGGTACGGAACCATTGTCTTCTTCAAGAGTTGTAACAAATTTTGGGTGGTTGCATGACTACAGGTGATGATTGGGTTGAAAAAACCCGAATATGCAATCTACTGTGGATTGCGTATCACTATGAGGGGGAATTTCTTTGGAACCTCTTTCCATTGTATGGTGGTTTTTCACTTGATTGGTTGATTTTATGAACTTAATTGAGATTATAGCCTTGTATACAAGGGTACATGTAAATTGTGAAGTGATATGAAAGTAGGTAGGATTCTTGTGTTCTTAATTACTAGTATGCTTTTTAATGTATAGTGGATGTGAAGTTGTATAAGTGTGAGTTCTATTTCTGTGGGTGGATGTGATCTAGTGATATGTTGAATGCTATAACATTGTATGCGGAGTGTAATAATTAGTTTGTGTGCGCAAATGCTAATTTATAAATATGTGTGACATTGGGAAAATTGTGGAAATGGTGTTATTGATATTGTGTATGATTGTGAACGATGAAAATATGAGATGTGTGCACATGTGTGACATAGTACGAGTGTGCGGTACCTTACTTCGCAGGGGAGATAAGGAGTGATGGTACGTAATAGATATGAATACCTCACTTAGCAGGGGGAAATGGGGTGAGAGGTTATGGTATTCCTGGTCACTTAGCGGGGGGGGTGGAGTGAGAGGATAATTATGGTGTACCTCACTTAGCGGGAGGGGAGGAAGGGAGGAGTGGAGGGTACGTACAGTGAATGTGGTTGATCTCACTTAGAGGAGGTAGAAGGAATGGAGATTCAATATGAAGGCCAAATGTGGCCATGTGATGAGattggaagagaagagaagttttGAGTCCATTCCAACTTGAGAATGTGGGTATGGTAATTATGGAAGTTTGTGTGTGATACCGTCATAAGTCCATTTCACCCGGGATGTGAGTATGGTAATGATAGGATGAATATGATACTATTGTGAGTCCATTCCACCGTGAGTGTGATATGGTGTCGGATTGGATCATGATGTTTAATTTTGGTGTGAATATGTATAATTGTCATAGCGATTCCATTTCACTCTGGGCATGAGTATGGTGATAAGGGGAATGGGAAACTGTGTGTGACAATTATGTGGGCCCATTCCACCATGAGTATGAGAATGGTATCGATTTGGGGAGTGATATCTATCCGAGAATGaaaatctgaaaatagaaagaggagaATAAGTATTATTGTTTTATGAGCATAACCCGAGTTGGTGGAAATATTGATATAAATGTTTATAATTATTTTGAGTTGGTGACTGTGTTTTAAAGAAAGTTTTAAACACCCCTTTTTTTGTGTTAGGACAACAGGTGAGCATACCCCTCTTTTAGTGTGTCAGGACAAAAGGTAGGAAGCTAGAAGGTTGGAGAGCGGACAGGATATTTTTCATTCAGTGACCTTAGAATAGGGATTTGTAAATTAAACTGAGAATGTATCATTGTGATTAGTGGAGAAAGAATTTTGTATATGAGCTCCAATGTAAATCTTAGGAAAACCGTCACGATTAAATTTTGTGTATTGTGGAATTATACCTTGCCGTGTGGCGTACTCTAATTAATGagagttttggttttggtattagCTGATAGGGTCTGATTTATATTATTCCTTGAGATTTAGTTTTGACTTAAATGTTCTTTTATAGGTTTTACGATCTCCGCCCGTGAGGGTTGCACCTTACCTTAGCCCGAGATGCATGGCGTTATAGATACCCTAGATGATCAGAGGGCGAGAATTGCAAGTAGAGTATTTGCCTTGATTAATAAGGACGTTGAGGCGTCCCCTTCGGTAGTTGCAGGTATAATGAATGTTTATGATCTACCCACTTATGTATTCTTCGATTCCGGATCCACACGCTCATTTGTGTCTCACACCTTTACTGCTAAGATGGATGTTAAGCCTAAGTTCATGAATTATATATAGGTTGTGTGTGACTACTTCGTTTGGAGAGATgttgaaaattgatttgatgtgtgAGTCCTGTGTGGTAGATGTTGAGGGTAGAAAACTGATGGCTAACTTTATAGTATTGAACATGAAAGACTTTGACGTTAAATTGGGAATGGACTGGTTAGAAACTTATCATGCTAGCATCCATTTTTTAGAGAAGATGGTGGTGTTTAGACCTATGGGAGAACAAGAGTTCATATTTTCTTGATCTAGGAAAGGAGCACCACCCTCGATGTTAATTTTGGTTGTTCAAGCCAAGAAATTGTTAAGGTAAGGGTGCCAAGGGTTTTTAGTTGTTGTAATTGACATCGAGGTGAAGGAGTCAGTGTTATCTGATGTGCCTAAAGTAAGAGATTGGATGTGTTTCTGGATAATTTGTTAGGTCTACCTCTTGACCGAGAGGTGGAGATTGCCATGGATCTCATACTTTGGTATGACACTAATATCAAAGCTCTGCACGGAATAAAATCCATTGATCTTAAGGAATTAAAAGAGAAATTGCAAGAGTTACTGGATAAGGGTTACATACGGTCAAAGTATTTTGCAATAGAGAGCCCCAGTCTTGTTCGTCAAGAAGAATGATGGTACCATGAGGATgtgcattgattatcaggagttGATCGGGTCACCATAAAGAACAAGTACTCGTTGCCTCGTATTGATGATTTATTTGACCAACTTCAAGGGACTAATGTCTTTTCAATGATTGAACTAAGATCGGGATATCATCAATTGAGAATTTACAAAAttgattttctatttattaaacATATTCGTATATTATTTCAAATAATATTTATCATATTTTTCGTCATTCGATTGTAATCACATGATCTCTGATTAAAGACATGTAcgatggattggggtttgacagtatttAATTACATGCCCTATATAGTCTATCATGAGATACTGTTTAGTGGAGGGTCCAATATTCAAATCATAGAGTTAATTATGCATGACATTTAATTGGGAAATTAAAAAATAGGTTagtgatattttatttatggtcattaattttatttgataaatatAATTGACCATAATTaaaatatcatatttttttttggctaaaggtcagcaaagtatGTATTATCAAAAGTAAAATGGGGTTACATGTAAGTCATGAAAACTACCATAAAGCCTTCACCGAAGTCAAGCCTTTcaccttcggcaatgccatcagcAAAAAACCTAACCTGGCCGAACTAAGTTCAATAAAAAAGAGTGGAATAACCTAAgtcccaaaaaagaaaggggaattATGTGAATCTATAGTAAGACCGTCCCTGAGCATCCCACGAGACTGCTTGACCAATGAAGGAAGGGGAAGCTTGCCATAGGTAAgatgattttctttttgctgCATGATTTGCTAAGGTGTTTGCAGCAACGTTAGCTTCCCTGTAGCAATGTGCAATTCTCCATTGGATAGAGTCAAGGTAAGGAGAGATTGACCACCAAATTTTCACAAAACACCAAGGGATCTTGCGTGATAGAATTGTCGCAACTGTAGCAGCAGAGTCGCTCTCAACCCAAAGCTTAGGAATCCCTAACTGTCAAGCCTCTTTAATTCCCACCAAGAAAGCTGCCATCTCCGCCATGAAGTTTGTTCCCACACCTTGAAAAGAAGCAAAGCATCGAATAGGAGCACCTAAGTTGTTCCGAAAGATCCCACCTGCTCCTGTAGAGCCTGGGTTCCCCAACGAAGATCCATCAATATTTAGTTTCCACCACCCTGTAGGGGGCAGCTTCCATTTTACCTCTAATATAAATTTTGTCAGTGACTTAGAGATGGCGACATGCATTTTCCTTGCTAGGATCAAATCTTGGACAGATTTCACCTTCACTCCTTCGATGCTTGAGCAatctgaggcctctctgaagcaCAAACATACCACTTGGGAGTGGTGTCTCCTCAAATTTTCATATCTTCTCCTATTACGTTCCAACCATATTTGGTGACAAGTAATTATAAGCAGGGGTCTCCAGATGGTTGGCAGTGGTACAACTTTGGATTTTCTGCACCACCAAGAGAATAGAAGCTCAATAGATGGGAATCCGGCCCAACTCTCATTGAAGAGATAAAGTACATCCCTCCAAATCTTACACAAGAAGTCACATTCCAAAAAAATGTGATTTCCAGATTCACTTGCATTGCCACAAAGCTCGCATCTGGACACCAGCGCAACTGCCCGGCGACGGACTTTGTCATCTGTTGGAAGAGCTCCTTGCACCAAACACCATCCAAAAACCGATGATCGAGGTTACAAACTCCTGTGCCATATCGCCCAACCCCACTGAAAGGGGGCAGCCTTGGTCCGCAATGCCTCCCATGTCGATGCCACTGAATAAATTCCCGATTGGGAGTGAGCCCATACCCAGCGATCTCCCCTGATTGTGCTCGTGATCTCTAAGCCTTGGATGATCGAAAAAATATTTTGCATTGCAAGGACTGATGTCTCAGGAAAAACCCTAGAACCCTCTACTAAAAAATCAGAGACCAAAGCCGATAGGGAGTGGGGGATCTGAGAAGGCTGCAGTAAATCCTCAATGCTATGCTCTCTAATCCACTTGTCGTACCAGAATCGAATTGAGTTTCCATCACCTACTACCCACCGTTCTACCGAGCAAACAAATTCCCATACTTTGCGAATCTCTGGTAAGATCGTGGATGACCCTACAGATTTTTTGAGAGAACCGGCTTTGATAAATCTCCCACGCATGAAGGCAACAAAGACCGTGTTGTCTGTTTTTATTGACCAAGCCAATTTGGATAATAATGCTAGGTTTAGGTCCCTTAGTCGGCGGATCCCAAGGCCTCCTTCTTGTTTGGGCTTGCACAGTCTATCCCATTGAACAGTAATCGCCTTAACACTATCTGCCTCCCCAGACCAGATGAAGTTACAAGTCCATCGCTCTATAGTCTCGATTGTTGCTGCTGGCCAATGATAGACTGAAAAATTATGAATGAGGATACTTCCTATTACCGACCGGACAAGCTCCACACGTCCTGCCATAGAAAGCATGTGACCCTTCCAAGCAGCTAGTCTACTTTTGAATTGATCAACTAGAGGCAGAGTCATATCATGATTCACCCTACCTTTCATGGTTGTACCCCCAAGTATCTAGTTGGGAAAGCACAGACTAGGATTTGCAGCTCCAAAGAAATGCGTTGGCGTCGATGTGTAGAGATTCGTCCCATGAAAACCTTGCTCTTGGAGAGGTTGATCACTTGACCCAAGAATGCCCCATAGTCATCGAGAAAACGCTTTACCTGCTCAACTCCCTTCAACTCAGCCTTCATAAAAATAAACAGATCATCAGCATAAAGAAGATGGGAGGGGGTGTTCACCTACCATGGACCTGGAAGAGCGTTTACCCAACCCTTATCTCGCAGATCCTTGAGTCCTCTGCACAGGACTTCTTCAAAGACAATAAACATTAGAGGGGACAGTGGGTCGCCTTGGCGCAGCCCTCTTCCACCCCAAAGAAGGTGACCGGTCCTCCATTTATCAACATTGAAATTCTAGTAGAGAGAAAGATCTGATGAACCCAAGAAATCCATAGCTTGGAGAAGCCGAAAGCACTGAGAACTTTAAATAGGTAATCCCACTCCAACGTGTCAAACGCTTTTTGGATATCAAGCTTCATACCCAAGCCACCTCCTTTGCATTTTACCGACATTAGATTGGTTAGCTCTGAAGCCACACCAATATTCTCAAAAATTATCTTTCCTTTCTAGAAGGGTCCTTGTTCACTTGAAATCAGCATGTGCAGGATTGTAGAAAGACAACTCGCCATAATTTTTGGGATACGTTTGAAGAAACAATTCCCCAAGTAAATCGGACGAAACTGCCCCACCTTATTCACATTTTCCACCTTGGGTATCAAGCTAAGGAAGTAGTTGTTAATCCCCTTAGTGACCATGccttccctaaaaaaattttgaattcctCGACATACATCACCCCTACCAAATCCCAGCAAACTCTGAAGAAAGTTCCTGGAAAGCCATCCGGGCCTGGCGCACTGGTAGGGTCCAGGTCAAACACTACTGCCTTTATCTCATCATGGGAGGGGATCTTCGCAAGCATCTCCTTGTCGCCATTCTAAACAAGTGTTGGGATCACAGAGAGTAACTCCGCCTTAGTGATAGACTcaccttttttgaaaaaaatttcaaagtgaGAAGCCAAGCAATTTCCAACCTCACTGGACTCAGTCAACACCGAGCCATCTTCTTTTTTGATCTCTCAAATTGAGTTGCGAACTTGCCTTAGCTTAGTAGAAAGGTGGAAAATTTTGTGCATCTATCTCCAAACTTAATCCTCTTCTCCCTAGACTTTTCACTCCACAGCTTCTCTTGAAGCAACACTGCCTTGTCATATTCCGTTCGAGCATGTAATTCATTAGCAAAAAGCGCATCAGTGACACCTTCTGACTTCATAGCACTCTGAATGGATTCGAGAAGAACCCTGGTACGAGCCACATCATGGTCAATGTGGGGAAAAGTCTCTCTTGCCCAGTTGAGAAGAGGGCCTTTTAAACGCTTCAGTTTCCTGGCCACGACAATGAGAAGAGCACCATGAACAGGTACAGCCCACGAATTTCGTACTAGATTCTTGAACTCTGCATGTTCTGTCCAAAAGCGTTGCATGCAAAAAGGCACGTTGGGGGGCGGTTGACATCCTCACAAGATGTCAGAAGTGGGGAGTGATTAGAGGATCCCCTTACCAAAACCCGCTGCACACAACCCGGATACTGTTGCCACCATAAATCATTACAGAAGCTATGATCCAACCATGCACAAACATGCCCCACTCTTCTGTTATTAGTCCAGGTAAACTTGGCACCAGAAGATGGTATTGGCGATAGAGATGCAGAATCCACCATCGCTTCAAATTCTTCTGCAGATCCCATATTAAACTGACCGGGTCCCCTTTTTTCATTAGAGTAGAAGCAAGCATTAAAATCACCAACAATGAGCCAAGGGCGGGCTACCCCTGCTATCGACACTAAATCGCACTAGAGATGACGACAACCTGCTCACAAGCAGCTAGCATGAACCATAGAAATTACACTTTTAATACCGTTCACCTCCACTTGAAGAGAAATGTGTTGTTCCGACTGCATAATAAAAGCAAGGTGCACCAACCCTTCCTTCCAAAAGAACCAGATATTTGATGGACCCCCCACCCTGTGATTTGAGATCAACTCCGCCTTCAAACCCAACTGAGAGAAAAACCGCAGAGCACACCTGTCTACTCCAATTTTTGGTTccaccaaacacaaaaaatctGGCTTCTTCTCCTTAACGATCAATCGAAGGTGAGCACGAGCCCTAACGTTACCAATTCCTCCTACATTCTAATAGATACACTCCATGAAATTAAGAGGAGGCATTGTGGCGCCTGTCGACAGCACCCCCTTGTTGAGAATTTTGAATAGCTTTAGATACCATTCCAACCTCTATCTCGCATCGTCGACGTCGTGTCCCTGGAATAATATTCACCTGCTCTAAATTCTTGTCGCGGGTCTATCGGCGACGCTGGACTTTGGTGTAGGTAGCTTCTTCAGCAATATCCTCCCTATGTTCAACGAAGTCGTGATCCACCACTGCCAACAGGCCATTGTCATGGCTAGTTATAGAGATTGGGGACAATATTACCTCCAAACTACCCTCTTCATGAGAAAATAATCTCGATGCACAAACCGGGCTAGAGATGGTTAGGGACACGTGGGTCAGTTGGGGCTGGCCCAGGTCCATGTTAGCTTGAGCCGCAGTCCCCCGGTTCAAAGAGTCCTCAGAAGTTGCAACTAGTGCGAGCAAAGAGGTTGAGTTGGGCACTCTTGAAACCTCCTGAATATTCTCTCGTAAACAAGTGAGTTGCACGTTCATAACTGCTTCCTCTGGAAAATTCAAATCCCTTTCCTTTGCCAACTCAAAGTCCTTATCTCCAGCCTGTGACACCGCCCTCTCGGCAAGGAGATCTTTTGGCCACCACACCTATCGCCGGCGTCCTCTCTTCAGCAGGTTTTCGACGTGCGTTGCCCCTGGAATATCACCTTCAACTGGATTATCATGTGCTCAATCTGGGTAGGCATCCATTCTATGGCCGAAACGGCGACAAAGAGAGCAGCGTGAAGGGGGGTCCTCAAATATCACTGGCTGCTTGAGAATAAACATCTCTGACGTCCCTTCCTGCTCTCTTTTTACATAAACTTCTTCTACACGGGAACACGAATCATCTATGTCCACACAGACTCTGGCAAAGTGGCCATAGAAGGAATCAGTGGTCCATTTGTCGATGGCAATAGGTCTCCCCATGGCCTTTGCAATTGAGAACAAGATGTCTTCATGCCAGTACTCATGCGGTAAACCGGGGAAACGAACCCAAGTGAGGCAGTGAGTTATAAACTGAtcttccaccttgaaatccattCGCCATTGCTATAACTGCAGGACCTGACCAGCAACCAACAAAGGAACTCGCCTCCAAACGCTAGTCATATCTTCTGCATTATTGAATCTGAACACAATAAAGCCCTTGCCGAGAGATTTCATAAAAACTTCATCCTTTAGAGCCCAATTTTTTGCGGATTCACGCACTTCAGCCGTAGAGGTGAACCTGAAATTAATCCTCCCCAAGAGGGAGAACTGATGCTTTTCCAATTGAGTCTTGTACGCTGCCTGTGGTATTTTGATCCTTGTCAGGGAGCCATCTCTCACAGGGGAAGGAAGACTCGCTACCTTGGGCAGCCTAGGTTTTGCCATAATAGCATAGGACCGTTGGGGAATCAACGTCTCCTTTGCCTGTTGCTTCAAAGCCGGGAAGCCCAGGAAGGCCCCCAGATCCACCATGATGCTTCTTTCCTGGTATGACAGTCCAATAACCACTAACACATACCTATGACAAGAGAGGGGGCGAGAGGAAGATCGAGGGCAAGAGGGAGAGGGGGTGAAAGAGAGGGGGCGAGAGGAAGATCGAGGGCAAGAGGGAGAGGGGGCGAAAGAGAGGGGGCGAGAGGGAGGGAGCGAGGTTAACTTCTTAAATTCATCCAAAGTGTAAGTAAGGGAAATTGAGCCTAAGAcccttttagattctacctCTTCCCACTTTAGAAGCAAGTTGGAATGCAAGTCAAACTTCTCTTCACCAACGGTTTCCTATTCACTTTAGGAAAGTGAATAAAGAAATCCAACGCAACCCTAAGGGGTTGTGATTATATATAGTAGCtccaaggggagggggagggggtagacAGTGTTGGCTAAATTTTCTTGTCCCCCTCCTTGgccattttctctctctccactctctctctcttgtcaagAGATTGCGGTATGGTGCTTAGAAGTTTTGAATCTCAAGTTGTTGGTGATAGTTCGAGTTGATTGTTTACTTCGATTTGGAGATTCAACAGCTAAACATCTTCAAATCCCATTATTGCTCGAGTGTGAGAGAactattatctggaggaggaacTACACTTGTGGTTCTTATGTATCCTATGTTtcccatttaatttttgttatggGAAGAGATCTCAAACTTAAATGCAAAGGAAAAATACCCGATCCAAATTCCACTGCGCATTCAGATAACCAGATTGGTGGTTGAATCCTCACAATCACTTCCTATACTCCCTTCAAATTCAAAGAAATTGCAGAGAATTAATTCTATGCATTTATTTGGTTGAATACACACTAGCTGTTGTTAATTCTATAAGATTGTAATTCACCTATTTGAAATTTTCATGGTCGTTCCCAATTTTGACTGCTCCAGGATTTGAGCAACTTGACTATCTCTTTGATTTGGAACCAGATCAAGATTAAGGGCAAATCGCATCATAGTATTAAGTAAGTCATTTctcaaaaaatttaattaatgttgacACTATGGAGGCCTTGTGATATGTGCAATTCATTATTGGGTCTAGCCCTGGTTCAGGAGGTAATGTGATTATAAAGCTGGACATGGCTAAGGCCTATGCTAGGTTGGAATGGGGTTTTTTGTACAAAGTGTTGTCTAAGTGTGGGTTTGTAGAAGTTTGGATTGAATTAATTAAGAAGACCATGGAAAACTGTTGGTTCTCTATTATTCTTGGAGGTGCTCCAACCGGGTTCTTTAAATCTACTAGGGGTGTGTCAAGGAAACCCCCTAGCCCCTGCTCTATTCATTCTTGCAGAAGAAGTCCTTAATAGAGGGCTTAAAAGCCTCTTTGAGGGAGGGTGGGCAGCATAATTTCAACTCTCTAGAGGATGCATGGGTATATCTCATTCTTTGTTTGCAGATCACACCATAATTTTCATCAAGGGATTGAAGTCCTCTTTGAAGCAGATTCTGAAATTCATTGGCAATTACGAAAGTTTTTCTAGGCAACTAGTTAATAAACAGAAAAGTTGTTTTATTATGAGTGACAGAATTCCTGAGTCAAGGGCTTGCATGGTTGGAACCCTTATTGGATTTGTCAGGAAATTTCTCCCTCTGACCTATCTAGGGGTGCCTCTATTCACGGGAAGGATTAAGACATGTTTTTTTGATGATCTCTTGGGGAAAATCAGAAATAAGATTGCAGGGTGGAAAGGGAAATTGTTGTCTGCAGGGGGTAGAATTATTCTTGTTAAACATGTCTTAGCTTTGATGCCTACCTATGTTCTGGCCACAATAGAGCTTCCAAGATCGATGAGTgaaaaaatttatggaatctGTGCTGACTTTCTTTGGGGAAGCTCAGAATGGGGTAATCGACATCACTAGGTAAGTTGGAAAAAAGTATGTCAACCTTTGACAGAAGTACGACTGAGAATCAGGCTTTTGGAGGACATAAGTCTTTCACTAAGGCTCAAGGGTTTGTGGCGTGTTGTACATGACCAATCCCTGTGGAGTAATTTTTTCAAAGCAAAATTCTTCAAAAATGTTCATGTGACATTGGCCGAACCGAATAGGCTCGGGTCGAAATCATGGAGAAGTGCCCTTGCCTATAAGGATTTTATTTTGACTAGATCTAGGTGGCTAATTGGATCAgacaatatttatttttggctAGACAATTTTTTAGGGATAGGACCTTTTAACAACTTTGTGGATAATGCTATGCAGGTAGACCTATCTCTGTGTGTCAAGGATGCTGTTGATGAGAGTGGCACATGGAACCAAGAGGTTTTAATCCATATGGACTCGAATGAGGTGAAGGACAACATCAACAATTTTAAATATGCTTTGTCCAATAAGAACGACAAGTTAATTTGGACTCCTTCCACTGATGGTAAATTTACCACCAAATCTGCCTGGAATGAAGTAAGACAGCAGGCGACTATGGTTCCCTATGTAAAGTGGATTTGGAATCGTTTCATGCCCACAAAGGTAGCATTTTTCACCTGGCAAAGTTCTCAATGGCAAGATTGCCATTGATGACTCTTTAATGTCTTTAGGCATACCTTTGGCTTCCAAATGTCTGTGTTGCGGGAATTCAAGGGGGGATACAACAACTCACTGCCTAATAGCGGGAGGGACAGTGTCAAAGGTATggctttatttttcaaaattatttgatgtggaGTTGATTCACTAACAAGAGGTGAGAACCCAAATTTTAGCTTGGCAGAGTTTAGTAAGCTTTAAGATCTTGGGTGGTTTTATTCTTGGCGTTTTACCTTCTCTAATTGTTTGGGAGCTCTGGAAAGAAAGGAATAATAGAAAGACATGGCGAGACTTTTCGTACTGCAGGTACAATCATTGATAAGATTAAAGATTGGGTGAGAGGCATTCCTCATTCGGCAAAATTTAAGATTTTGGCCACATCAAGAGAAGTGTTAATTCTTGACTGTTTTGGCTTACAGCCTTCCCCGTCGAAGTGGAAACCCCCTATTCCAGTGTATTGGTGCCCTTCTTTTGGCTCTGACAAGCTTAATGTTGACAGTGCTTGCAAAGGTAATCCTAGATtaagtggtggaggtggagttgTTAGAAATAAAGAGGGGGTTGTTTTGGTggctttctctaatttttatggggAAGGTACTAATTCTATTGCTGAATTAAGAGCATTGCAGAATGGGTTGAGTTTAAGTGTTGATCTTGGTTTGTCGGATTTGGTGGTAAATTCGGATTTGGTAATGACAGTTAGAATGGTCAATCAAGTTAAGTGTAATCTTTGGAAGGGATAGTATTGGTTTCATGAGATCATGAAGTTGTGTAACTCTTCTTGGGCTTGTGTCACGTTTGCATTCAGGAAAAATAATCGGGCGATAGACTGGCTTGCAAAGTTAGCTTGTGAAAC
The sequence above is a segment of the Telopea speciosissima isolate NSW1024214 ecotype Mountain lineage chromosome 7, Tspe_v1, whole genome shotgun sequence genome. Coding sequences within it:
- the LOC122668617 gene encoding uncharacterized protein LOC122668617 is translated as MARLFVLQPSPSKWKPPIPVYWCPSFGSDKLNVDSACKGNPRLSGGGGVVRNKEGVVLVAFSNFYGEGTNSIAELRALQNGLSLSVDLGLSDLVVNSDLVMTVRMVNQVKCNLWKG